The region tcctcctccctgtcaTCGATGTTATGTTTCACGTGCGCTTTTCTAAACAGCAGTTTGCAACATCacgtccccctcctcccttctagCCGGGTGTGCGTGCGAGTCGCGTGTCCGGCCCGGGGAACGTGAGAACCTTTGGCCGCCACCATGGGGATGTGTTCCAGCCTCCGgcccaggctgctggggggcgccCACCCGCCGATCCCTCCCTACGTGCCGGGAGACGCGGAGGTGTCGGAGCGCGGCGGCGACCGGACGGCCACCAAGCAAGAGCTCAAAAATTCCATTTCGACAcagcgatatatcgatatatcgatagagcagcggggaaacaaaaaaaaagcggtttaatagccggaaaccccgcaaaccctcctgttagcgcccagcactgcgcctgcgctaatgcggattgccgccatctgaaagaagttccgggagggcgctgtgtgatcgagcaggggacgggatcaacacggcacgccatcggaactccatgctgtctgatcgggaaacaggatgcggcggattatctgacatacgaaataacggcgctttaaagatgggttgctgatggatttaatgtaagtgtgaccgcacctgtagtgtatcagtaaataacatgcgaccaggcgcaggggcaactgggctgtcccaggagccccagcgcagggcgcgagttcccccgccaatcaacagctgtggcgggaagttcaactggtcaggattggcctgaccagccagtaggctgtaccgggagttgtatataagcgggacccggcccgcgtgttccctctcttgcaacgtgctcctaataaaccatgttgccctactctcgtctccgcttcgagtacgttacactggcgacgaaggtgggatcctagcctcagcggctacgacggagatctgggcaacaagcgactgccgccgccatcatggccaaccaaggcggaatcaccggctacctcgagcccttcgacccaaccaatccagagggatgggagtcctacgcggagcgggtcaagttctacctccgggccaacaagataaccgacgccggagcgaagagggacgttctcatgagcgtctgcgggcctgccacgttcgagatcgccaagggtctctcggcacccgcccgtctggcagagaaatcctacgacgagatcatccgactcctcacgggacacttctcaccacagccttcgcgggtggctcgcaggttcctgttccacaaacgggaccagatcgcgggcgagtccgccgctgactacctggcggccctccgtaaactcgccgggaactgcaacctcccccaactggaggaagccctggcggacagattcacgtggggcctccgcgacgagaggctccagcagaagctcttcgccaaagaagagcttactctccaggccgccttcagcgaagcggtggcatgggaacgaaccgcacgaacgtttccccgggccaagatggaagctgcccaccacagagagctggaccaagacggccccgaggaggaggaagcccatcagctacgccgcccagccgggccacccaacagagcgacccaacgcccccgagcgaccgaccgaccaccagcgtcggagagagccccggccaccaagtgcgccagctgcggcggcccccacgagcggagagactgccaataccggacctgggactgcaggagctgcggaaagaccggccacattgcccgggcttgccgagccaagcccaaccgcaggaagccgaccacgtaccacgagtccgcggagtcccacgcggtagactccacgtccctacaggtactgaacttgccccacgattcccccgataaaatcaaagtggcggtccttatagaggggaacccctgccaaatggaggtggactcagggtcctccatttcccttattgcggaagaaaccctaagagaactgtgtccccgccagcggctgcaacttcggccggcagacttcatactccgggacttccagaagaacccggtgcaaattgcggggtgggcgcgggtacaagtcgagcgggggtccttccacggcccgctggacatcctggtggttaagcgccagctggccaccctgctaggtctggcctggttcaaacccttgggaatccgcgtggagggggtgggccagaccataacgccccgggggttcggggagatttgcaaggaattccccgaggtattcgatgggtccctagggagctaccgggggccgcccatttccctgcccctagaccccacggtcagaccgattcggctcaaggccaggagggttccgttcgccttgaaacctaagattgaggcagaattagaccgcctcacggcacaaggtgtcctggagcccgtggactacgccccctgggagacccccatcgtaaccccactcaagccaaacggggaggtgcggatctgtgcagactacaaatgcacgataaaccgggcactgcaggataacccctacccagtgccggtggtgagccacgtcctggctgccctcgcggggtctaaaatcttcgggaagctggatttggcccaggcctaccaacagctcccggtggacaataagacggccgaggcccagacgattGTAACACataggggggctttccgggtgaagaggctacagttcggggtaagcgtcgctccggggatcttccagagtataatggacgccctccttaaagggatccccggagtccagccgttcttcgatgacgttttagtcgccgccccggaccccgaagaattcggcaaccgccttagagaggtgctccgccggttccaggctgcggggctcaaggtcaagagggagaaatgcctgctgggggttccgcgggtggagttcctggggttcgccgtggacgcagcgggaatccaccccacggaagaaaagacacgggccatcgtgcaagctccggcccccacctgcaaagcggagctccaaagcttcttgggggtccttaacttttaccactcattcctcccccacaaggcagccctagcagagccccttcaccgcctcctggataaaaaaaccccttgggtttggggcaaacgccaagccgccgcgtttcaggcggtcaaggacgttctggtgtccaatgcggtgctccaccattttgacgagggcctccccgtcatcttggcttgcgatgcatcgccgtatggggtgggagcagtcctggggcaccaactcccggacgggagggaggtgccggtagcatactactcccgcacactgacaccagcagagcgcaattacgcgcagatagataaggaggctctggcgatcgtggcgggggtccgcaagttccacgagtatctgtacgggcggaggttcaccatagccacggaccacaagcccctcttaggtctgctggccccagatcgacaaaccccccaaattctgtcacagcgtgtgttgaggtggaatcaattcctcaactcctacacttacacactgatacaccgggccggcaaggctatgggtcacgcggacgcgctcagccgcttgccgcttccggaaatgggtccagaccccgcccccgcacaccaggtaatgctgatggaaagcctcccagagccgcccctacacgcagcggaggtcgccaaggccacccagaaacacaagacactggcacgggtgctcgactgggtggtaagggggtggccagagggaaacatgggggaagaattcaaaccctataaagtcaggagggaggaactagcagcccacaaggggtgcttactatggggaagtagggtagtgattccacccccACTGCAAAAGCGagttctagaatccctccatgagacccaccccggcatagtgcgaatgaaggccctggctagaagctacgtctggtggcc is a window of Heteronotia binoei isolate CCM8104 ecotype False Entrance Well chromosome 12, APGP_CSIRO_Hbin_v1, whole genome shotgun sequence DNA encoding:
- the LOC132580705 gene encoding uncharacterized protein K02A2.6-like; amino-acid sequence: MGMCSSLRPRLLGGAHPPIPPYVPGDAESYRGPPISLPLDPTVRPIRLKARRVPFALKPKIEAELDRLTAQGVLEPVDYAPWETPIVTPLKPNGEVRICADYKCTINRALQDNPYPVPVVSHVLAALAGSKIFGKLDLAQAYQQLPVDNKTAEAQTIVTHRGAFRVKRLQFGVSVAPGIFQSIMDALLKGIPGVQPFFDDVLVAAPDPEEFGNRLREVLRRFQAAGLKVKREKCLLGVPRVEFLGFAVDAAGIHPTEEKTRAIVQAPAPTCKAELQSFLGVLNFYHSFLPHKAALDVLVSNAVLHHFDEGLPVILACDASPYGVGAVLGHQLPDGREVPVAYYSRTLTPAERNYAQIDKEALAIVAGVRKFHEYLYGRRFTIATDHKPLLGLLAPDRQTPQILSQRVLRWNQFLNSYTYTLIHRAGKAMGHADALSRLPLPEMGPDPAPAHQVMLMESLPEPPLHAAEVAKATQKHKTLARVLDWVVRGWPEGNMGEEFKPYKVRREELAAHKGCLLWGSRVVIPPPLQKRVLESLHETHPGIVRMKALARSYVWWPGMDGE